In a single window of the Acidobacteriaceae bacterium genome:
- a CDS encoding TonB-dependent receptor, whose translation MLAFGQAVVFAVTLSGLSMTTMHAHAQATSGSIVGHVTDSSGARIVGADVTATNVDTHISFHGVTDKTGTYDLLHVTPGNYQITAAHAGFAGQTTQNATVTIDQQLLQDFTLSVGEVQTVTTVTAAPTLLQTQTAETGTVIGTQDILDLPLQGRQFYDLTALVPGVAPAPGNMNSFNFSVNGEREFANSIQLDGIESTTNRTQDITVTPSVDSIQEFKVATSSYNAEFGNAGGGIVSIQTKSGTNHIHGTAYEFYRPAFLAAETYSFAGGGTPSNLQQHNYGGTIGGPIRKDRSFLFISYEGSKQSLAANGLDSVPNPSLYSFLPDGSADLSHMFDPCDGKQCKDSNGKPVGPAAGFVVPIFNPYTYVSNGYYATQFPGNVIPANMVSKAGKNALLNFFPKPNLPGIENGWFDNYVFHQPRVTKNINVDSRFDQKLTDKDQLFLVYHYNDQDQNTTDLWDNQAVVPGAGDADQAQKEVVRGQTLSATETHLFTQHVLNEIRAGYSHYYQAQFSQLNGHDYSTQFGWGNIAVNGYPATIGFPDLYLGSGYLAGGSSYKPFFINDDNTEINDNITVSQVGRHDLKFGVVFRKLNSHPLFSLFPTTYQYYGSYGYSMTNDPNYYYGYGYDGSANAGAFFWNGGTDIADLLLGLPLDVYSGLQLTNPHTKSWDFDWYAQDTFRVNDKLTLNYGLRYEYENPYTEANNQMSNYDPASGDILVAGVGGNSDALIQARKNDFSPRFGFNYLLNQKTVVRGGYGINYSPENDGREDFLTKNLPWANQQSISNNVYAGPPFAYQDDIGVTRSTAINIPSSGRIVPSTLPSGPLVTTYYVNPTMKTGYSQMYNLTVQRQLGNSLSLEAGYVASLSHHLSYQLGDINYNSATGKDGLITPNLGVLQELTDLGDGNYNSLQMKFTKRESRNLSFLLSYTYSHNLDNGAAPFDAGVNNDLPQNPNNLRAEWASSDDDRRHNMVFSGLYRLPIGEGQRFFNSWSRPEELILGGWQINSILTMRSGTPVNVVDEGNSKSPINLRPNVVGNPNLPRGQRTLGAYFNEAAFVENKDAKGNIIPGDAGRNLVVGPGYINLAFSLFKEFAMTERYKLQLRLETFNALNTPHFDNPGGNLTDTTHYGVITSTDNNPRVIQIAGKFIF comes from the coding sequence ATGCTGGCCTTTGGGCAAGCTGTCGTCTTTGCCGTGACGCTCTCCGGCCTGTCGATGACGACGATGCACGCGCATGCGCAAGCTACATCGGGCTCCATTGTTGGGCACGTTACAGATTCCTCCGGAGCCCGGATTGTGGGCGCGGACGTTACCGCCACCAACGTGGATACGCACATCAGTTTTCATGGTGTCACTGACAAAACAGGCACGTACGATCTGCTCCATGTGACGCCAGGAAATTATCAGATCACCGCTGCGCATGCCGGTTTCGCCGGCCAGACGACACAGAACGCGACGGTAACGATCGACCAGCAGCTTCTGCAGGACTTCACACTCAGTGTCGGTGAGGTGCAGACGGTCACGACCGTCACGGCGGCACCGACTCTTCTGCAGACGCAGACGGCCGAGACCGGAACGGTGATCGGAACGCAGGACATTTTGGATCTGCCGTTGCAGGGCCGTCAGTTTTATGACTTGACAGCCCTCGTGCCCGGCGTCGCGCCGGCCCCCGGCAACATGAACTCTTTCAACTTCTCTGTCAATGGCGAGCGGGAATTTGCGAACTCGATTCAGCTGGATGGAATTGAGTCGACAACGAACCGTACGCAGGACATCACCGTGACGCCGAGCGTGGATTCGATCCAGGAATTCAAGGTCGCCACGTCGAGTTACAACGCCGAGTTCGGCAATGCCGGCGGCGGCATCGTTTCCATCCAGACAAAATCGGGAACGAACCACATTCACGGTACGGCCTATGAGTTTTACCGGCCCGCGTTCCTGGCAGCGGAGACCTACTCCTTCGCGGGGGGCGGAACTCCGTCGAATCTGCAGCAGCACAACTACGGTGGGACGATAGGCGGCCCGATCCGGAAGGACCGATCATTCCTTTTCATCTCTTACGAGGGCTCTAAGCAATCGCTCGCCGCGAACGGACTCGACAGTGTGCCAAACCCCAGCCTGTATTCGTTTTTGCCGGACGGTTCGGCGGATCTCTCGCACATGTTCGATCCGTGCGACGGTAAACAGTGCAAGGACAGTAATGGCAAGCCGGTCGGGCCAGCCGCTGGATTTGTAGTTCCCATCTTCAATCCTTATACGTACGTATCGAACGGATACTATGCAACGCAATTCCCGGGTAACGTCATTCCAGCCAACATGGTCAGCAAGGCTGGGAAGAACGCGCTGCTGAACTTCTTCCCCAAGCCGAATTTGCCGGGAATTGAAAACGGATGGTTCGACAACTACGTCTTTCATCAGCCCAGAGTTACCAAGAACATCAATGTCGACAGCCGCTTCGATCAGAAGCTGACCGATAAGGACCAGCTCTTCCTCGTGTACCACTACAACGACCAGGACCAGAACACGACGGATCTATGGGATAACCAGGCAGTTGTGCCGGGGGCAGGAGATGCGGACCAGGCGCAGAAAGAGGTCGTGCGCGGACAGACCTTATCGGCAACTGAGACTCACCTGTTCACGCAACATGTACTGAACGAAATCCGCGCAGGTTACTCACACTACTATCAGGCGCAATTCAGCCAGCTCAATGGCCATGACTACTCAACTCAGTTCGGCTGGGGCAACATTGCAGTGAACGGATATCCGGCCACGATCGGGTTCCCTGACCTCTATCTTGGATCGGGTTACCTGGCAGGTGGATCTTCGTACAAGCCGTTCTTCATCAACGACGACAATACCGAAATCAATGACAACATCACGGTGAGCCAGGTTGGCCGCCACGATCTGAAGTTCGGTGTCGTGTTCCGGAAGTTGAACTCGCACCCGCTCTTCAGTTTGTTCCCGACGACCTACCAGTACTACGGCAGCTACGGGTACTCGATGACCAATGACCCGAACTATTACTACGGGTATGGTTATGATGGCTCCGCCAACGCGGGCGCGTTCTTCTGGAATGGGGGAACGGACATTGCCGATCTGCTGCTTGGACTTCCGCTCGATGTGTACAGCGGACTCCAGCTCACAAACCCTCATACGAAGAGCTGGGACTTCGACTGGTACGCGCAGGATACTTTCCGCGTCAACGACAAGCTGACGCTCAACTACGGTCTGCGTTACGAGTATGAGAACCCTTACACCGAAGCGAACAATCAAATGTCGAACTACGATCCGGCGAGTGGAGACATTCTGGTCGCGGGTGTGGGAGGGAACTCAGACGCACTGATCCAGGCACGGAAGAATGACTTTTCGCCACGCTTCGGCTTCAACTATTTGCTCAACCAGAAGACCGTAGTTCGGGGCGGATACGGGATCAACTACTCGCCTGAGAACGATGGACGCGAAGACTTCCTCACGAAGAACCTTCCCTGGGCGAATCAGCAGTCCATCTCGAACAATGTTTACGCGGGCCCACCGTTCGCATATCAGGATGACATTGGTGTGACGCGCAGTACGGCGATCAACATCCCTTCGAGCGGGCGTATCGTTCCGTCCACGCTCCCGAGCGGGCCGCTGGTGACGACGTACTACGTCAACCCAACGATGAAGACGGGCTACTCCCAGATGTATAACCTGACAGTGCAGCGTCAGTTGGGTAACTCTCTTTCGCTTGAGGCTGGGTATGTAGCGTCGCTCAGTCACCACTTGTCTTATCAGTTGGGCGACATCAACTACAACAGCGCGACTGGCAAGGACGGCCTGATCACGCCGAATCTCGGGGTTCTGCAAGAGCTGACCGATCTTGGAGACGGAAACTACAACTCGCTGCAGATGAAGTTCACCAAGCGTGAATCGCGTAACCTCAGTTTCCTGCTGTCGTATACGTATTCTCATAACCTCGATAACGGAGCCGCCCCGTTCGATGCGGGCGTCAACAACGATCTTCCTCAGAATCCGAACAATCTGCGTGCAGAGTGGGCGTCGTCGGACGATGACCGACGCCACAACATGGTGTTCAGTGGGCTCTACCGCCTGCCCATTGGCGAGGGTCAGCGGTTCTTCAACTCCTGGAGCAGGCCGGAAGAATTGATACTTGGCGGATGGCAGATCAACAGTATTCTCACAATGCGCTCGGGTACGCCAGTGAATGTGGTCGACGAGGGCAATTCGAAGTCGCCAATCAATTTGCGGCCCAACGTCGTGGGGAATCCGAACCTTCCGAGAGGCCAGCGCACGCTGGGGGCGTACTTTAACGAAGCTGCTTTTGTAGAGAACAAAGATGCAAAGGGCAATATCATCCCCGGCGATGCGGGTAGGAACCTCGTGGTTGGCCCCGGTTATATCAACTTGGCCTTCTCGCTCTTCAAGGAATTCGCGATGACAGAGCGCTATAAACTGCAGCTGAGGCTCGAGACCTTCAACGCGCTGAATACGCCGCATTTCGACAATCCGGGCGGCAACCTTACGGACACAACGCACTACGGTGTCATCACGTCAACGGACAACAACCCGCGCGTCATCCAGATCGCAGGAAAGTTCATCTTCTAG
- a CDS encoding LacI family DNA-binding transcriptional regulator, with the protein MKNIKNNGDGFTRIDIRSVAARAKVSIATASRAINHVPSVDPVLASRVWKAVNDLNYLPNTQARALVSGKSRLLGLIVSEITNPFFPELIQKFEQIAVGHHYEILIGSTSNDPDQMERCARRMLERKVDGVAVMTFGNEEFFLERFDAEQVPTIFIDSLPSRPSTAALDVDYRMGIYEGVQHLAVLGHRDIGFISGPLLMRSSQARKKAFLQCLRSTGLVAHPSWVVEGDHTLDGGRDAMERLLGLKKTPTAVMCSNDMTAIGVQHALFEARLKVPDDLSLIGFDDIHLAEYTIPPLTTVRMSCKELAQKAVEILLANVIPAADRRVENRIGTHLVVRQTTGHPRRNSSNTARARGRVNISS; encoded by the coding sequence ATGAAGAATATAAAAAATAACGGTGACGGCTTCACCCGGATCGACATCCGGTCTGTTGCGGCACGAGCAAAGGTGTCTATCGCCACTGCCTCACGGGCGATCAACCACGTCCCTTCGGTCGACCCCGTGCTCGCGAGCCGCGTTTGGAAGGCGGTCAATGACCTTAACTATTTGCCCAACACTCAGGCTCGCGCTCTCGTGTCCGGGAAGAGCCGCCTACTCGGTCTTATCGTCTCGGAGATTACGAACCCATTCTTCCCCGAACTCATCCAGAAATTCGAACAGATAGCGGTTGGCCACCACTATGAAATTCTTATAGGCTCAACCAGCAATGACCCTGACCAGATGGAGCGCTGCGCTCGCCGGATGCTTGAGCGAAAGGTGGACGGAGTTGCCGTAATGACGTTCGGCAACGAAGAGTTCTTTCTTGAGAGGTTCGATGCCGAACAGGTACCAACAATTTTCATCGACTCTCTACCGTCCCGCCCGTCTACCGCGGCGCTCGATGTGGACTATCGCATGGGCATCTATGAAGGCGTCCAGCACTTGGCCGTTCTTGGCCACCGCGACATTGGCTTCATCTCAGGTCCGCTCCTGATGCGATCCTCGCAGGCGCGCAAGAAAGCGTTTCTGCAATGCCTCCGTTCAACTGGCTTGGTGGCCCATCCGTCATGGGTGGTTGAAGGGGATCACACGCTGGACGGTGGCCGCGATGCGATGGAGAGGCTGCTTGGGCTCAAGAAAACACCCACGGCCGTGATGTGCTCGAATGACATGACCGCGATTGGCGTCCAGCATGCACTGTTCGAGGCCCGACTGAAAGTCCCCGACGATCTTTCATTGATCGGCTTCGATGACATTCACCTGGCCGAATACACGATTCCGCCACTCACGACCGTGAGAATGTCCTGCAAGGAGCTCGCGCAAAAGGCGGTTGAAATTCTGCTCGCGAACGTCATTCCGGCCGCGGATCGGCGAGTGGAGAACAGGATCGGCACCCACCTGGTTGTCCGACAGACTACAGGGCATCCTCGCCGCAACTCGAGCAACACAGCACGAGCAAGGGGACGAGTCAACATCTCGAGCTGA